A window of the Candida orthopsilosis Co 90-125, chromosome 1 draft sequence genome harbors these coding sequences:
- a CDS encoding U2 snRNP component — MDEVLFYISQGDQTDSKKSAAESFAYTSSIHSSKQYQSYRHASSPLRGTCITGIGPGERIFTCDSKKALINVYSHGKEGIDQRIPVPEALTTLHVIHHPQLDTKASDDEVLHEKPNFRIPWLLCGGSKSGKLYIWEISSGDLLCVKEAHYQGISVIESSSCKTFLITGGEDARCLVWNLADLISIYGNNNNGGDENGQDHLRSVKPYWAIAENTLPITDVNLNPTGVINDLKLYTSSKDGTVRIFDIMTKTQLTTFILPHSVECLTRDPANRALYVGLSNGQIKMIPLYKFNPHTSVLEGVGGMNKIITIDPHDPNLTTTFVQHQDSSSSVLQICISMDGTSLISGDSKGQVYVSDIVTKQTIKSFASLNFPVAYIHLQTISTKSLDATANNVRSDKKHRMVPTLKRVLASSDPVEHTLFMDIPEPITIDEDDEDDESNGGFGSWLEAKRIEELQFKNLSDIDSTVKTIGKNNNNDAANSSPNNTNLELKLKKVSEAYTDLRTKYEELLKEHAKLLDDK, encoded by the coding sequence ATGGATGAAGTACTATTCTACATCTCACAAGGAGACCAAACTGACTCTAAAAAGTCGGCAGCTGAATCATTTGCATACACATCCTCAATTCATTCTTCTAAGCAGTATCAATCATACAGACACGCATCATCACCACTTCGTGGCACATGTATCACAGGCATAGGTCCTGGAGAACGTATATTCACTTGTGATTCCAAAAAGGCATTGATTAATGTATATTCCCACGGTAAAGAAGGTATAGACCAACGAATACCTGTTCCTGAAGCATTAACCACTTTACACGTCATTCATCATCCTCAATTAGACACCAAAGcaagtgatgatgaagttcTCCACGAAAAGCCAAATTTTAGAATACCGTGGTTACTTTGCGGTGGATCGAAATCAGGTAAATTGTACATTTGGGAAATATCATCGGGCGATTTACTTTGTGTGAAGGAGGCTCACTACCAAGGAATATCAGTTATTGAATCAAGTAGTTGCAAAACATTTCTTATTACTGGTGGTGAAGATGCAAGATGTCTTGTTTGGAATTTAGCTGACTTGATATCCATATATGgtaacaataacaatggAGGTGATGAAAATGGACAAGATCATTTGAGATCAGTTAAACCATATTGGGCCATTGCGGAAAACACATTACCTATAACTGATGTTAACTTGAACCCTACTGGTGTgattaatgatttgaaattgtataCAAGCTCTAAAGATGGTACAGTGAGAATATTTGATATAATGACAAAGACCCAATTAACTACATTTATCTTACCTCATTCGGTTGAGTGTTTGACTCGTGATCCAGCAAATAGAGCACTTTATGTGGGATTATCGAATGgacaaatcaaaatgatTCCGTTATATAAATTCAACCCACATACTTCTGTTCTTGAAGGTGTTGGAGGAATGAATAAAATTATAACTATCGATCCACACGATCCAAATTTAACAACTacatttgttcaacatcaaGATTCATCGTCATCGGTACTACAAATCTGTATTTCCATGGATGGAACAAGTTTGATCTCAGGTGATTCAAAGGGACAAGTCTATGTATCAGACATCGTCACTAAGCAAACAATTAAGAGTTTTGCCAGTTTGAATTTCCCTGTTGCTTATATTCATTTACAAACTATACTGACTAAATCATTAGATGCGACGGCAAATAATGTCAGATCAGACAAGAAACATCGTATGGTACCCACTTTGAAACGTGTTTTAGCCAGTAGCGATCCAGTGGAACATACTTTGTTTATGGATATTCCTGAGCCAATCACCAtcgatgaagatgatgaagatgatgaaagCAATGGGGGCTTTGGTTCCTGGTTGGAAGCAAAACGAATTGAGGAATTGCAATTTAAGAATTTATCTGACATCGATTCAACCGTAAAAACCATTGGcaaaaataacaacaacgaCGCAGCTAACTCATCACCTAATAATacaaatttggaattgaaattaaagaaagTATCTGAAGCATATACCGATTTGAGAACCAAATATGAAGAACTTCTCAAAGAACACGCCAAGCTTCTTGACGATAAATAA
- a CDS encoding Alk6 cytochrome P-450 (cytochrome P-450 of N-alkane-induced detoxification) translates to MNYLLYLILLIVFISYKIVDRVHYTRKAKAYGCKPAKQVPYKTPFGLFGIEFLLYLKYHHDRGRAHEGLDAIFEKLNTTTIATTVGIEPDVFTAEPENIRHMVSTSHTSEFNLGVRLEVFSLLLGDGIFSSEGTSWKHSRMMLRPFFTRESIKQIQSMEPFVQDIIKAIKQAQEKTIDMQEIFQDFTMDYSTYFLLGESCDCLKTYLGEPTNGSITSEAKTKFAETFDKGADYMLWKLMAGQFHTLYQPPQLFIYIKNQHDFVDYYVKKALNMSEKDLQDSSNDGTTFLYDLAQQTKDPKVLRDEILSIIVAGRSTTSALMTFLFLELGLNPNVFERLKDIIRVQFPDVESITFESIQQCEYLRWCINETLRFDPPVPFNSRTVTQDTILPKGGGEDNESPVFVKKGTKIVYPLWTAHRMEKYFGKDTYSFNPDRWGSLHANGGVAFMPFGTGPRNCLGQQLALLETSYVTIRLLQTFDSIKSDMVEVKKKSTATMVLMDGCKLTFG, encoded by the coding sequence ATGAATTACCTTCTTTATTTAATCTTACTCATTGTATTCATCAGTTATAAAATAGTTGACCGTGTACATTACACGAGAAAGGCCAAAGCATATGGCTGCAAGCCAGCCAAGCAAGTGCCTTACAAAACCCCATTTGGTTTATTTGGAATAGAATTCCTATTATATCTCAAATATCATCATGATCGTGGTCGGGCACATGAAGGATTAGATGCTATctttgagaaattgaatacaacaacaattgccaCTACTGTTGGTATTGAACCTGATGTATTCACTGCTGAACCAGAAAATATTCGTCACATGGTCTCAACATCTCATACATctgaattcaatttgggaGTTAGACTAGAAGTGTTTTCACTTTTGTTGGGAGATGGCATTTTCTCAAGTGAAGGAACAAGTTGGAAACATTCAAGAATGATGCTTAGACCTTTCTTCACTAGAGAAAGCATCAAgcaaattcaatcaatggaaCCATTTGTTCAAGATATAATCAAAGCCATCAAGCAAGCACAGGAGAAGACGATTGACATGCAAGAGatttttcaagattttACCATGGACTATTCCACGTATTTTTTGCTTGGTGAAAGTTGTGATTGTTTGAAAACTTATCTTGGTGAACCTACAAATGGGTCAATTACTAGTGAAgccaaaacaaaatttgcCGAAACGTTCGATAAGGGAGCTGATTATATGTTGTGGAAATTAATGGCAGGTCAATTTCATACATTGTATCAACCTCCACAATTGTTCATTTATATCAAGAATCAAcatgattttgttgattattaTGTGAAGAAGGCATTGAATATGagtgaaaaagatttgcAAGATTCGTCCAATGATGGAACCACGTTTCTATATGATTTAGCTCAACAAACTAAAGACCCCAAGGTACTTCGTGACGAGATATTGAGTATTATCGTTGCTGGAAGAAGTACAACTAGCGCCTTAATGACTTTCTTGTTTCTTGAACTTGGGCTTAATCCCAATGTGTTTGAACGATTGAAAGATATAATCAGGGTACAGTTCCCCGATGTTGAATCCAttacatttgaatcaatacAACAATGTGAATATTTACGTTGGTGTATAAACGAAACATTGAGGTTTGACCCGCCAGTCCcattcaattcaagaaCAGTGACTCAAGACACCATTTTGCCTAAAGGTGGAGGCGAAGATAATGAATCACCAGTGTTTGTTAAAAAGGGAACCAAGATTGTATACCCATTATGGACAGCACACAGAATGGAGAAATATTTTGGTAAAGATACATACAGCTTTAATCCAGATAGATGGGGTAGCTTGCATGCTAACGGAGGTGTCGCTTTTATGCCCTTCGGAACTGGACCTCGTAATTGCCTAGGACAACAATTGGCGTTACTTGAAACTAGTTATGTTACTATTCGTTTGTTACAGACCTTTGATTCGATAAAGCTGGATATGGTTGAAGTTAAAAAGAAATCGACGGCAACTATGGTGTTGATGGATGGATGTAAGTTAACTTTTGGGTAG
- a CDS encoding Nop6 protein (S. cerevisiae homolog NOP6 has role ribosomal small subunit biogenesis and localizes to nucleolus), with protein sequence MSDSKKLSKKEKKSLQFRKSKEEREADKQFKEESKKRKLEETTTTDNAPSTTESTEDQQPKKKRKTRRGKKGKGVNDGKGPRFILFVGNLPYDVQQAELIAHFHNSNPDRIRVRQDKGIAFLEFDNDTQEIQSKMELALRMHHSELRNRKINVELTVGGGGNSETRKQKLKEKNEKKDERQKKRIEEDKKKKSSSKASTSDLSGVHPSRAALMQ encoded by the coding sequence ATGTCTGACTCTAagaaattatcaaaaaaggaaaagaaatcacTTCAGTTTcgtaaatcaaaagaagaaagggAAGCAgataaacaatttaaagAAGAGTCAAAGAAACGTAAACTTGAAgaaacaaccacaaccgACAATGCACCTTCCACTACTGAATCCACAGAAGACCAACAAcctaaaaagaaaaggaaaacaaGGAGAGGTAAAAAGGGCAAAGGTGTGAATGATGGCAAAGGACCGCGTTTTATCCTTTTCGTCGGTAATTTGCCTTATGATGTCCAACAAGCAGAACTTATTGCTCATTTCCATAATAGTAATCCCGATAGAATAAGAGTACGTCAAGATAAAGGTATTGCATTCCTagaatttgataatgataCCCAAGAAATACAAAGTAAGATGGAATTAGCTTTACGAATGCATCATCTGGAGTTGAGGAATCGGAAAATTAATGTTGAATTGActgttggtggtggtggtaattCTGAAACCaggaaacaaaaattgaaggaaaagaatgaaaagaaggatgaAAGACAGAAAAAGAGGATAGAAGAGGataagaagaaaaagagtaGTAGTAAAGCTTCCACTAGTGATTTGAGTGGTGTGCATCCTTCAAGAGCAGCATTAATGCAGTGA
- a CDS encoding Rac1 G-protein — translation MRSIKSVVVGDGGVGKTCLLISYTTNTFPDDYIPTVFDNYSASVLIDGEPIKLGLWDTAGQSEYDRLRPLSYPQTEIFLCCFSVVSPDSFQNIKLKWIPEIHHHCPKDVLVLLIGTKTDLRDDPHALDELSAKGVKPITEEQGNKLAKDIGAVKYLECSAATQSGVKEIFDFAIRAVLDPPDSHSKDYISTNSLSGSTLNNNGTDRDGLGKGSSQRKFTSGGGVGTSAGSGAQGKRRKVKRAKKCTIL, via the coding sequence ATGAGGAGTATCAAGTCAGTTGTAGTGGGAGATGGAGGAGTAGGTAAAACCTGTTTATTAATATCATACACCACCAACACATTCCCCGATGATTACATTCCAACAGTATTTGATAACTACTCAGCATCAGTCTTAATCGACGGGGAACCTATTAAATTAGGGTTATGGGATACAGCTGGACAATCAGAGTACGATAGATTAAGACCATTGTCATATCCACAaactgaaatttttttgtgttgtttttcaGTAGTTAGCCCTGATTCATTCCAGAAtattaaattgaaatggATACCGGAAatccatcatcattgtcCCAAAGATGTATTGGTCTTATTAATTGGTACGAAGACAGATTTACGCGATGATCCCCATGCgttggatgaattgagtGCGAAAGGTGTTAAACCAATAACAGAAGAACAAGGAAATAAATTAGCTAAAGATATTGGTGCTGTGAAATATTTGGAATGTTCAGCAGCTACACAAAGTGGTGTTAAAgaaatatttgattttgctaTAAGAGCAGTATTGGATCCACCAGATTCTCACAGCAAAGATTATATCAGTACAAATAGTTTGAGTGGGTCAACTTTGAATAATAATGGAACAGATAGAGATGGATTGGGGAAAGGATCATCACAACGTAAATTTACAAGTGGCGGTGGAGTTGGGACTAGTGCTGGTAGTGGAGCACAAGGTAAGAGGAGGAAAGTCAAGAGGGCAAAGAAGTGTACGATATTGTAA
- a CDS encoding serine/threonine protein kinase: protein MKPNLSNLFQANITHQRSTSLITFLMATAAVANKSPLPGVSSHKASTTSSSSSTPSLSLTSHTVSSYTKDRKVGEGTYAVVYLGKQTSTKRPIAIKEIKTGLFKDGLDMSAIREVKYLQELKHPNVIELIDVFATSNNNLNLVLEFLPCDLEVLIKDKNIVFKSADIKSWMLMTLRGIHHCHRNFILHRDLKPNNLLISPNGLLKIADFGLARSLGNPNEDLSSNVVTRWYRAPELLFGAKHYTEAIDIWSIGIIFAELMLRIPYLAGKDDVDQLDVTFRAYGTPTEQIWPNVSSLPMYNALHVYPPPSRQELRMRFSAATEKALDFLVSLTQLDPSRRCNSTQALLHEYFTESPRPTDPEFLPKRKDKKRADVDDEELNSGNNSDTLKRRRV from the coding sequence atgaaaccaaatttgTCAAACCTATTTCAAGCTAACATTACACATCAAAGAAGCACATCACTTATCACTTTTCTTATGGCCACCGCTGCAGTAGCAAACAAATCCCCACTACCGGGCGTATCTTCACACAAGGCATCAACTACATCCTCTTCGTCATCAACTCCATCACTACTGCTAACTAGTCACACAGTCTCATCTTACACCAAAGATCGTAAAGTAGGTGAGGGTACATATGCCGTTGTTTACCTTGGAAAACAAACATCAACTAAACGTCCCATTGCTATTAAAGAGATCAAGACTGGATTATTCAAAGATGGACTCGATATGTCCGCTATACGTGAAGTCAAATACCTACAAGAACTAAAACATCCCAATGTCATTGAACTAATTGATGTTTTCGCCACATCAAACAATAATCTAAACTTAGTACTTGAATTCCTACCTTGCGATTTAGAAGTGCTAATCAAGGATAAGAACATAGTATTCAAATCAGCCGACATCAAATCATGGATGTTGATGACTCTACGTGGAATACACCATTGTCATCGAAACTTTATCTTACATCGcgatttgaaaccaaataACTTGTTAATCTCCCCCAATGGATTATTAAAAATTGCCGATTTTGGTCTTGCTCGAAGCTTGGGTAATCCCAACGAGGATTTAAGCTCAAATGTAGTCACACGATGGTATCGAGCACCTGAACTTTTATTTGGAGCTAAACATTACACAGAAGCGATAGATATATGGTCAATCGGGATAATATTTGCTGAGTTGATGTTACGTATTCCTTATCTTGCTGGTAAGGATGACgttgatcaattggatgTGACATTTAGAGCCTATGGTACCCCCACAGAACAAATTTGGCCCAATGTGTCAAGTTTACCAATGTATAACGCCTTACATGTGTATCCGCCACCTTCAAGACAAGAATTGAGGATGAGATTCAGTGCCGCTACTGAAAAGGCGTTGGATTTTTTGGTACTGTTGACTCAATTGGATCCTAGTCGTCGATGCAATTCAACGCAGGCTTTGTTGCATGAGTATTTTACTGAGAGTCCTCGACCTACAGATCCTGAATTTTTGCCAAAGAGAAAGGATAAAAAGAGGGCTGacgttgatgatgaggagtTGAATAGTGGTAACAACTCAGAtacattgaaaagaagaagagtttAG
- a CDS encoding Sds24 protein (protein similar to S. cerevisiae Sds24p): MVNPPQPRQQPPTSPRVPTAQMSAKHSPSVSHAQLHFQQSQHPSHSHQQHQQPQSQLYHTNTASSQSSQASNTSGQGSAASSNFPHAHSSHGHSISHGHNHSISHGSNHPSRKPSIVELLSSPPPLPVDSDEAIHHLSLSRNPSISSRTSTGSANPFSYGGVHSSASPQESVPGGPAIGGIDWSDVPLTEVVQSNKLISIHCSHSVQAAFETLVKNDLTSVPVSVSKDDPSDLRNCLTFDYSDLNTYLLLIMNKVDYSELNVEEIGEPTHTLQEKHEIITQAVNKAKKGEEVPVEFIIKLHPKNPFIKFVENDTLFSVMETLGNGVHRVAITNGESTKITGILSQRRLIKYMWENARRFPSLEFYLSSTIQDLKIGSSKPITIYDDQPVLDALYKMFYENVSSLAVIDRTKTLIGNISIVDVRNLTSSKNSHMLYKSVLSFISYNLSQKGIEEGKDQFPIFHVNNQSSLGRVIAKLVATESHRLWVVDTSRKASSISAQGSSAPNSGSNNSGVTFGYPQPADASILNKAASAEGREQSQAVASEYSGSNASQLGAGTALAASSIQQEQGYLGGTGKLIGVVTLTDILGVFATSKGRRTDPQSARNFRRRSSTSTTRSSIESLDNTISGVLNAAAAAGGSASASASTSGNNNTTGHGNVHSGTGSNSATAGVASLGSNKNASSSSVASNPTATGGCGAPGSSTSFNTTR; this comes from the coding sequence ATGGTTAATCCACCACAACCAAGGCAACAGCCACCAACTTCGCCACGTGTGCCCACTGCACAAATGTCAGCAAAACACTCTCCAAGTGTATCTCATGCtcaattgcattttcaACAGCTGCAACATCCTAGTCATtcccatcaacaacatcaacaaccgCAACTGCAACTTTATCACACAAATACTGCATCATCACAATCATCGCAGGCCTCGAATACATCTGGCCAAGGCTCTGCTGCCTCGTCTAACTTTCCTCATGCTCATTCTTCTCACGGACACAGTATTAGCCATGGACACAATCATAGCATCAGTCATGGATCCAACCATCCATCTCGCAAgccatcaattgttgaattgttgagcTCCCCACCACCATTGCCAGTTGATCTGGATGAGGCGATCCACCACTTGAGTTTATCGAGAAACCCATCCATTAGTTCACGGACCTCAACAGGGTCAGCTAACCCATTTCTGTATGGTGGAGTTCATAGCTCTGCATCACCACAAGAAAGTGTGCCTGGTGGCCCAGCAATTGGTGGGATAGATTGGAGTGATGTTCCGTTGACTGAAGTTGttcaatcaaataaattgattagTATTCATTGTTCTCATTCTGTACAAGCAgcatttgaaactttggtCAAGAATGATTTAACTAGTGTTCCTGTGTCAGTATCCAAGGATGATCCAAGTGACTTAAGAAACTGTTTGACATTTGATTATAGTGATTTGAACActtatttgttgttgattatgaATAAAGTTGATTATTCTGAGTtaaatgttgaagaaattggtgaaCCTACTCACACTTTGCAAGAGAAACATGAGATAATCACTCAAGCTGTCAATAAAGCCAAGAAGGGAGAAGAAGTGCCCGTGgaatttatcatcaaattgcATCCAAAGAATccatttatcaaatttgttgaaaatgatacCTTGTTTTCGGTAATGGAAACATTGGGAAATGGTGTTCATAGAGTAGCAATTACTAATGGAGAGTCAACAAAGATTACTGGTATTCTTTCGCAAAGAAGATTGATCAAGTACATGTGGGAGAATGCAAGAAGATTCCCACTGTTGGAATTTTATCTTTCGTCAACTATAcaagatttgaagattGGATCAAGTAAGCCAATTACTATTTATGATGACCAACCTGTTTTGGATGCATTGTATAAAATGTTTTATGAAAATGTTTCATCATTGGCTGTTATTGATCGTACAAAGACTTTAATCGGTAATATctccattgttgatgttcGTAACTTGACTAGCTCAAAGAATTCACATATGTTGTATAAATCAGTGTTGAGTTTTATTAGTTACAATTTGTCACAAAAGggaattgaagaaggtaaggatcaatttccaattttccATGTCAATAATCAAAGCTCATTAGGAAGGGTTATTGCTAAGTTGGTTGCTACTGAGTCACATAGATTATGGGTTGTGGACACTTCTAGAAAAGCCAGTAGTATATCAGCGCAAGGATCAAGTGCACCAAATAGTGGCTCAAACAATAGCGGTGTCACTTTTGGCTACCCACAGCCAGCAGACGCTTCAATTTTAAACAAAGCCGCTAGTGCTGAAGGTCGTGAACAGAGCCAAGCCGTTGCCAGTGAATATTCTGGATCCAATGCTAGTCAATTGGGAGCCGGGACGGCCTTAGCAGCTAGCTCTAtccaacaagaacaaggcTACCTCGGAGGAACTGGAAAATTGATTGGTGTCGTTACCTTGACAGATATTTTGGGTGTGTTTGCTACATCAAAGGGCCGTCGAACTGATCCTCAATCCGCTAGAAAtttcagaagaagaagttcCACCTCAACTACAAGATCATCAATTGAGAGTCTAGACAATACAATAAGTGGGGTATTGAATGCCGCCGCTGCTGCCGGTGGTAGTGCAAGTGCAAGCGCAAGCACTAGTGGAAATAATAACACCACAGGTCATGGCAATGTACACTCTGGTACTGGTTCGAACTCAGCTACTGCTGGTGTTGCTAGCTTGGGATCAAATAAGAATGCTAGTTCAAGTAGTGTAGCATCCAATCCAACTGCTACTGGTGGATGTGGCGCTCCCGGCTCATCTACAAGCTTCAATACTACTAGATGA